The following coding sequences are from one Chanos chanos chromosome 12, fChaCha1.1, whole genome shotgun sequence window:
- the LOC115825149 gene encoding complement C1q tumor necrosis factor-related protein 3-like produces the protein MCRLGQSIHLRPKKEPSKLEMKMRMMLIIPAHVIMLVYLSVSGAEDTVNVLDEVKALRAEFEGLKSTCQASHVAFTAVLRPSNPDKDGFGNTGPFSQETTLIHSRALTNVGDAYDPASGIFTAPVKGVYYFTFTTYTWAKEADIGVSLYKNHQQVLLVWEFQDKGDNEDFASNSATLLLEKGDTVYMRLPSGLQVTSNQNTNLSTFSGFLLFPM, from the exons ATGTGCAGACTGGGACAGTCCATTCATCTCAGGCCCAAGAAAGAACCATCTAAACtagagatgaagatgaggatgatgcTGATAATTCCAGCTCATGTTATAATGCTGGTGTACCTGTCAGTATCAGGGGCAGAGGACACTGTGAATGTTTTAGATGAGGTGAAAGCACTGAGAGCTGAGTTTGAAGGTTTGAAGAGCACATGCCAAG CCAGCCATGTGGCCTTCACTGCTGTCCTGAGACCCTCTAATCCAGATAAAGATGGATTTGGCAACACTGGGCCCTTCAGTCAGGAAACCACTCTAATCCACAGCCGTGCTCTTACCAATGTTGGTGATGCATACGACCCAGCTTCAG GTATATTTACTGCCCCAGTGAAAGGAGTTTATTACTTTACCTTCACAACATATACTTGGGCAAAGGAGGCTGATATTGGTGTGAGTCTGTACAAGAACCATCAGCAAGTCCTGCTTGTGTGGGAATTTCAGGACAAAGGTGACAATGAAGATTTCGCATCCAATAGTGCCACTTTGCTTCTGGAAAAGGGTGATACAGTTTACATGCGCTTACCCTCTGGGCTCCAGGTCACCAGCAACCAAAATACCAATTTAAGTACTTTCAGCGGTTTCCTCTTGTTTCCAATGTGA
- the LOC115825295 gene encoding uncharacterized protein LOC115825295, which translates to MAKYGCPPKFISMVKQFQDGMQASVQDNGETFQPFPISDSVKQGCVPAPTLFSLMFSAVLTDAFRDDDIGICLKYHTDGQLFNLRRPQAKTKVMTDVIRDFLFADDCALNASSEADFATQHQQVLHCRHQLWTVYQRHAKKLNHFHTMCLRKILNIKRQDRVADAEVLAQADFSSIYTILMQSQLRWAGRVPCIRDHWLPKRLFYGELQHGQRSQGGQKKRFKESLKASLKAFERTQKNV; encoded by the coding sequence ATGGCCAAGTATGGATGCCCACCGAAGTTCATCTCCATGGTGAAGCAGTTCCAGGATGGCATGCAGGCAAGCGTCCAGGACAACGGCGAGACGTTCCAGCCATTCCCGATCTCCGACAGTGTTAAGCAGGGCTGTGTCCCGGCACCGACACTCTTCAGCTTGATGTTTTCTGCAGTGTTGACAGATGCCTTCAGAGACGATGACATTGGAATCTGCTTAAAGTACCACACAGATGGCCAGCTATTCAACCTCAGGAGGCCTCAAGCAAAAACCAAGGTTATGACTGACGTCATCAGAGACTTTCTCTTTGCTGATGACTGTGCACTCAACGCTAGTTCAGAAGCTGATTTTGCAACACAGCATCAACAAGTTCTCCACTGCAGGCACCAGCTTTGGACAGTGTATCAACGCCATGCCAAGAAGCTGAACCACTTCCACACAATGTGCCTCAGGAAAATCCTCAACATCAAACGGCAAGACAGGGTTGCAGACGCTGAAGTGCTCGCTCAAGCAGACTTTTCCAGCATCTACACCATCCTGATGCAGTCTCAGCTGCGCTGGGCAGGACGCGTACCTTGCATACGAGACCATTGGTTGCCCAAAAGACTCTTCTATGGCGAGCTACAGCATGGCCAGAGATCCCAGGGAGGACAGAAAAAACGCTTTAAAGAGTCCCTGAAGGCATCGCTGAAAGCATTTGAAAGAAcgcaaaaaaatgtttga